One genomic window of Channa argus isolate prfri chromosome 5, Channa argus male v1.0, whole genome shotgun sequence includes the following:
- the LOC137127932 gene encoding tubby-related protein 1-like — translation MSAEKRPKKKKEDASATAEAKSNGTEAKPKKTKTKKNEGASEEDSRAIENGKKVKKKKPDKDKEEPEKEKEKEPKKKPKSAPKKKKDIEEDDEDDGDENTPKKKTKKKTTRDSSPSASSAKEKKSKSKEDKDSDGKEKKSKSKEKDKKKEPASMFQINGEKDSKSKKKAAKSDSDDSEEEKKSTKSKKKSSACSSSMFQASGDKDKDKKTKKKGKAEESDDSDSEQEEKSKKKKGKGKKKKARSPSPEIEIDNLEKFVMQPAQQGMTIKCRVTRDQRGMDKSLYPLYYLHLDNEKKTFLLAGRKRKKSTTSNYLISIDATVLSRGGETFVGKLRSNLMGTKFTVFDNALNPDRALPDMSNARQELAGIIYETNVLGMKGPRRMTVIIPGMNKDNERVPLRPRNECDGLLIRYQNRRMENLIELHNKTPVWNEETASHVLNFNGRVTQASIKNFQIVHTKDLDYIVMQFGRIADDIFTLDFSYPLCAVQAFAIALSSFDGKIACE, via the exons ATGTCTGCAGAGAAG AggccaaaaaagaagaaagaggacGCCAGTGCTACAGCAGAGGCCAAGTCGAATGGAACTGAGGCCAAgcccaaaaaaacaaagaccaagAAAAATGAAGGTGCATCAGAAGAGGACAGCCGAGCCATCGAAA ATGGAAAGaaggtaaagaaaaagaaaccagacaaagataaagaagaaccagaaaaggaaaaagagaaagagccAAAAAAGAAACCCAAAAGTGCtccaaaaaagaagaaag ACATagaagaggatgatgaggatgatggtgatgaaaacacccccaaaaagaaaacaaagaaaaagacaacaagGGACAGCTCTCCATCTGCAAGTTCtgccaaagaaaagaaatctaaaTCTAAAG aagaCAAAGACTCtgatggaaaagagaaaaagtctaAGTCAAAAGAGAAAGATAAGAAGAAAGAACCAGCTTCAATGTTCCAgataaatggagaaaaagacTCAAAAAGCAAGAAGAAAG CTGCCAAATCTGACAGTGACGACagtgaagaagagaaaaagtcgACCAAATCGAAGAAGAAGTCCTCCGCGTGTTCTTCATCCATGTTCCAAGCATCAGGTgacaaggacaaagacaagaagACGAAAAAGAAAG GCAAGGCAGAGGAGAGTGATGATTCTGACTcagaacaagaagaaaaatcaaagaagaaaaagggcaaagggaagaagaaaaag gCGAGATCTCCATCACCTGAGATTGAGATTGACAACCTGGAGAAGTTTGTGATGCAGCCAGCTCAGCAGGGCATGACCATCAAATGCAGAGTGACTCGAGACCAGAGGGGGATGGATAAGAGCCTCTATCCTCTGTACTACCTTCACCTAGACAATGAAAAAAAG ACTTTTCTGTTGGCTGGAAGGAAACGAAAGAAAAGCACAACTTCAAATTACCTCATCTCCATCGATGCCACTGTCTTATCGAGAGGTGGAGAGACTTTTGTTGGAAAGCTGAG GTCAAATTTGATGGGGACTAAATTCACTGTGTTTGACAATGCTCTGAATCCAGACAGAGCTCTTCCAGACATGTCAAATGCAAGGCAGGAGTTAGCAGGCATCATTTAT GAAACAAATGTCCTAGGAATGAAAGGACCCAGAAGGATGACGGTCATCATTCCAGGAATGAACAAGGACAACGAACGGGTCCCCCTCCGACCAAGAAAT GAGTGTGACGGCTTGTTGATAAGATACCAGAATAGAAGAATGGAAAATCTGATTGAGCTTCACAACAAGACGCCCGTGTGGAACGAAGAAACAGCATCTCATGTGTTGAACTTTAATGGCAGGGTCACACAGGCCTCAATCAAAAACTTCCAGATTGTCCACACCAAGGACT TGGACTACATTGTGATGCAGTTTGGACGGATAGCCGATGACATTTTCACACTGGACTTCAGCTACCCGCTGTGCGCCGTGCAGGCCTTTGCTATCGCTCTCTCTAGCTTCGATGGCAAGATAGCCTGTGAATAA